A portion of the Petrotoga mexicana DSM 14811 genome contains these proteins:
- the rpmJ gene encoding 50S ribosomal protein L36: protein MKVRASVKKRCEHCKIVKRGGKVWVVCSKNPKHKQRQG, encoded by the coding sequence ATGAAGGTCAGGGCTTCTGTAAAAAAACGATGTGAGCACTGTAAAATAGTAAAAAGAGGCGGAAAAGTTTGGGTTGTATGTTCAAAAAATCCAAAGCACAAACAAAGACAAGGATAA
- a CDS encoding amidohydrolase, with protein sequence MSKKLLKNAYVLISADDDVEKFDILIDGDEIEDLLAPGDSTEMDLGDVDEYDLTGKLIVPGFINTHSHSVMSYFRGIADDLSLNDWLFKEMLPREDFLESEMAYYGALVSMLEMISNGITTFVDMYMFTDEIAKASYDLGIRAYISRGLSFDTDEGWNRRIKENIETYEKYNGLDNRIYIGFGPHAPYTVPMDKLQEVAEIAKKYNTHIQIHLLESANERNQYNLLDVENTGLFDLPTIAAHCVHVDEKDIEVLSRKEVNVAYNPISNMKLGNGIAPIVDMFDKNINITFGTDGCASNNSLNFFNEMKFGGILQKFKYGPDRFSVEQILRMSWENGGFALETNIGRLEPEFKADLIVLDMDSFEFFPNDLSRLKSHIVYSANPKNVFATMVAGKFLYYDGEFLTLKEEKEQIYEKFHKFYQRIEDKYNNSDHSDSYNDDRDI encoded by the coding sequence ATGTCTAAAAAGCTTTTGAAGAATGCGTATGTTTTGATAAGTGCTGATGATGATGTAGAAAAATTTGATATATTAATAGACGGTGATGAGATCGAAGATTTACTTGCACCAGGTGATTCAACCGAGATGGATTTGGGAGATGTGGACGAGTACGATCTAACTGGTAAGCTGATCGTCCCTGGATTTATTAACACCCATAGCCATTCAGTAATGTCTTATTTTAGAGGTATAGCCGATGATTTATCGCTTAACGATTGGTTGTTCAAAGAGATGCTGCCAAGAGAGGATTTTTTGGAAAGTGAAATGGCTTACTACGGTGCCTTAGTTTCTATGTTAGAAATGATTTCCAACGGAATAACAACTTTTGTTGATATGTATATGTTTACTGATGAGATAGCTAAAGCTTCATACGATTTAGGAATTAGGGCATACATATCAAGAGGGCTCTCTTTTGATACAGATGAGGGTTGGAATAGAAGGATAAAAGAAAATATCGAAACGTATGAAAAATACAATGGCTTAGACAATAGAATTTATATAGGCTTTGGGCCTCATGCCCCTTACACCGTTCCAATGGATAAATTGCAAGAAGTAGCTGAGATCGCGAAAAAGTACAACACTCACATTCAGATTCATTTGTTAGAATCAGCAAATGAAAGAAATCAGTACAATCTTTTAGATGTTGAAAATACGGGTTTGTTCGATCTTCCTACGATAGCGGCACACTGTGTCCATGTGGATGAAAAAGATATAGAGGTTCTTTCAAGGAAAGAAGTGAATGTGGCTTATAACCCGATTAGTAATATGAAGTTGGGCAATGGGATAGCCCCCATAGTGGATATGTTCGATAAAAATATAAACATAACTTTTGGTACGGATGGTTGTGCAAGCAACAACTCTTTGAATTTTTTCAACGAGATGAAGTTTGGAGGTATATTGCAGAAATTCAAGTACGGTCCCGATAGATTTTCAGTCGAACAGATTTTAAGGATGAGCTGGGAAAACGGAGGTTTTGCCTTAGAAACAAACATTGGAAGGTTAGAACCTGAGTTCAAAGCAGATTTGATTGTTTTAGATATGGATTCTTTTGAGTTTTTCCCTAATGATTTGTCAAGGTTAAAGTCTCATATAGTTTATTCTGCAAATCCTAAGAACGTTTTTGCAACGATGGTAGCAGGCAAATTCTTGTACTACGATGGAGAATTTTTAACTTTAAAAGAAGAAAAGGAGCAAATATATGAGAAATTCCATAAATTTTACCAAAGAATCGAAGATAAGTACAATAATAGCGATCATTCTGATAGCTATAACGACGATAGGGATATCTAA
- the atpH gene encoding ATP synthase F1 subunit delta, with translation MKASYFLASKYAQAILGTLEEKGEISRLDEYVEAFQRLKKALESSETLRDMAYSPLIPPKYIVTKLKDVSEFDDTIFVQFLEVLVDKGRQNLIPFMSHILYQESLEREKVVEVRLVLPNKVTNTIINQIKQAIHNKTGRKIKLITQFNEDLIGGLQLYIGDKFFDYSVKGFLENIQSAYAPVGGGEIFES, from the coding sequence ATGAAAGCTTCTTATTTTTTGGCTTCAAAGTATGCCCAAGCCATTTTGGGTACTTTAGAAGAAAAGGGTGAAATTTCAAGATTAGATGAATACGTAGAAGCGTTTCAAAGGTTAAAAAAAGCTCTTGAAAGCAGTGAAACTCTTAGGGATATGGCTTATAGTCCGTTGATTCCTCCAAAATATATAGTTACAAAATTGAAAGATGTCTCAGAATTTGATGATACTATTTTTGTTCAATTTTTAGAAGTTTTAGTGGATAAAGGGCGTCAAAATTTAATTCCTTTTATGTCTCATATTTTGTATCAAGAGAGTTTAGAAAGAGAAAAAGTTGTGGAAGTGAGACTTGTACTTCCCAATAAAGTAACTAATACAATTATAAATCAGATTAAACAAGCTATTCATAATAAAACAGGAAGAAAAATAAAGTTAATAACACAATTCAACGAAGATCTTATAGGTGGATTACAGTTATACATAGGAGATAAGTTTTTTGATTACTCCGTAAAAGGATTTTTAGAGAACATTCAATCTGCCTATGCACCAGTTGGTGGAGGTGAAATATTTGAGAGTTAA
- a CDS encoding TIGR01212 family radical SAM protein (This family includes YhcC from E. coli K-12, an uncharacterized radical SAM protein.), with amino-acid sequence MVILLDLYNRLSEYFKNRYGERVQRLPINAGFTCPNKTGERGKGGCIYCDLTGSGFAAFKPKVSIEEQVKEMINRYEKKANKFLAYFQANTNTYAPVDELKQKYESSLIDDRIVGLDVSTRPDCVPDEVIALLKTFKDRVDVYVELGVESINPNTLKYMNRGHSLAEVIDSVNRLKKAGLEVILHYIIDFPCDTLEDVKEMAKVSSALKVDGVKLHSLYIVENTKLADLYRSGEFVPLTLDDFVERVITFLEYLDPQVVIHRLVADPPKTGTLHGNWGISKIKILNLIEDTMRERGSYQGKYFNYLNN; translated from the coding sequence ATGGTGATTTTGTTGGATTTGTATAATAGGTTAAGTGAGTATTTTAAGAATAGATACGGTGAGAGGGTGCAAAGGTTACCAATCAACGCTGGATTCACTTGCCCAAACAAAACAGGAGAAAGAGGTAAGGGTGGATGTATTTATTGCGATTTAACAGGTAGCGGTTTTGCAGCTTTTAAGCCTAAGGTAAGTATTGAAGAACAGGTTAAGGAAATGATTAATAGATACGAGAAAAAAGCTAATAAATTCCTTGCCTATTTTCAAGCAAACACTAATACTTACGCCCCTGTTGATGAATTGAAACAAAAGTATGAAAGTAGTTTAATAGACGATAGAATAGTAGGTTTAGATGTATCAACCCGCCCGGATTGTGTCCCAGATGAGGTAATAGCGCTTTTAAAAACTTTTAAAGATAGAGTTGATGTTTACGTTGAGCTCGGTGTTGAGAGTATTAACCCCAATACGTTAAAGTATATGAACAGAGGGCATTCTTTAGCAGAAGTTATAGATTCTGTAAATAGGTTAAAAAAAGCTGGATTAGAGGTTATCCTGCATTATATAATAGATTTTCCTTGTGATACATTAGAAGATGTGAAAGAGATGGCTAAGGTTAGTTCCGCCTTGAAGGTTGACGGTGTAAAATTGCATTCTTTGTATATCGTTGAGAATACAAAACTTGCCGATTTGTATAGAAGTGGAGAATTTGTACCTTTGACGCTGGATGATTTTGTAGAAAGGGTAATTACTTTCTTGGAATACTTGGATCCACAGGTCGTGATTCATAGGCTTGTTGCCGATCCTCCAAAAACCGGAACGTTACATGGAAATTGGGGAATTTCTAAAATAAAGATTTTAAACTTAATTGAAGATACGATGAGAGAGAGGGGTTCCTATCAGGGAAAATATTTTAACTATTTGAATAATTGA
- a CDS encoding protease complex subunit PrcB family protein produces MEVSFKDNIDNVEIGERQYYEKVLLCSVNIPFVVCISAGERKTGGYDLSLNNISINKDNFQIFIDLFLKVPAKGEMVTQAFTYPSIAVEINEVLDVGEWEVIVTVDQKNGEPLLLRKSFTFSN; encoded by the coding sequence ATTGAGGTCAGTTTTAAAGATAATATAGATAACGTCGAAATTGGGGAGAGGCAATATTATGAAAAAGTTTTATTATGTAGTGTTAATATTCCTTTTGTTGTTTGTATTAGTGCAGGTGAAAGAAAAACTGGAGGGTACGATCTTTCTTTGAATAATATCAGTATAAACAAAGATAACTTTCAAATTTTTATAGATTTGTTTTTAAAGGTACCAGCTAAAGGGGAGATGGTCACACAAGCGTTTACGTATCCTTCAATAGCGGTAGAAATTAACGAAGTTTTGGATGTAGGTGAGTGGGAAGTGATTGTAACCGTCGACCAGAAGAATGGCGAACCATTGTTGCTGAGAAAGAGTTTTACATTTTCTAATTAA
- the atpB gene encoding F0F1 ATP synthase subunit A, producing the protein MTNDRLKKFTIFLFVAYVVLGLINFFVFDMSLEGVGDRWIVYFGDGGFFGQLNPMTLIMSFAVMFLLILVARNIHFERIPGRFQAAVETFFDYFWEMVEDSVPNPKYRKQTFVIAMSFFLYIGVSNVLGGMPGINVVPVENGLNVQLFTDTWYTPTSDLNVNLTYALMVLVVSHFFAARAKGVLKWLKSFFEPNPLLFPINIISELAKPISHSLRLFGNVMGGGILVLIISYMLKYFVLPVFLWGFFGWFIGLIQAFVFSLLTIAYIGSLLE; encoded by the coding sequence TTGACGAACGATAGATTAAAGAAATTTACCATCTTTCTTTTTGTAGCTTATGTAGTTTTGGGATTAATTAACTTTTTTGTTTTCGATATGAGTTTAGAGGGTGTTGGAGATAGATGGATTGTTTATTTTGGTGATGGCGGGTTCTTTGGTCAATTGAACCCAATGACGTTGATAATGTCTTTTGCTGTTATGTTTCTGTTGATTTTAGTTGCCAGGAACATACATTTTGAGAGGATCCCTGGAAGGTTCCAGGCTGCTGTAGAAACTTTTTTTGATTATTTTTGGGAAATGGTGGAAGATTCCGTTCCAAATCCTAAGTATAGGAAACAAACTTTTGTAATAGCTATGAGTTTTTTCCTGTATATAGGTGTTTCAAATGTACTTGGTGGGATGCCTGGAATAAACGTTGTACCAGTTGAAAATGGATTGAATGTTCAGTTATTCACGGATACCTGGTACACACCTACCTCCGATTTAAATGTGAATCTAACGTATGCCTTGATGGTTTTAGTTGTCAGCCACTTTTTTGCGGCAAGGGCTAAAGGTGTACTCAAATGGCTTAAATCTTTTTTTGAACCAAATCCATTGTTGTTTCCTATCAACATAATCAGTGAATTGGCTAAACCAATCTCCCATTCTCTAAGGTTATTTGGTAACGTCATGGGTGGGGGAATATTAGTGTTGATTATTAGTTACATGTTGAAATATTTCGTTTTACCTGTGTTCTTATGGGGCTTTTTTGGTTGGTTTATTGGGCTCATTCAGGCCTTTGTTTTTTCTTTGTTAACTATTGCGTATATTGGTTCTTTATTGGAATAA
- the rpsK gene encoding 30S ribosomal protein S11: MAKKGVKQRTKKKKAAPEKAAVHIHSTFNNTIVTLTDTEGRPIIWSSGGNVGFKGAKKGTPFSAQMASDKVAKEALNLGVKRVDVYVKGPGSGRESAIRALQAAGLNVESIKDVTPIPHNGCRPKKKRF, encoded by the coding sequence ATGGCAAAAAAAGGAGTAAAGCAAAGAACCAAAAAAAAGAAAGCTGCTCCCGAAAAAGCAGCTGTACACATTCATTCAACCTTCAACAACACAATCGTTACATTAACAGATACTGAAGGTAGGCCAATAATATGGTCTAGTGGCGGAAATGTTGGATTTAAAGGAGCCAAAAAAGGGACTCCATTCTCAGCTCAAATGGCCTCAGATAAAGTTGCAAAAGAAGCTCTAAATCTGGGGGTAAAAAGGGTCGATGTATATGTTAAAGGGCCAGGTTCTGGAAGAGAATCCGCTATTAGGGCTTTACAGGCTGCAGGTCTAAATGTAGAAAGTATAAAAGATGTCACCCCTATACCTCACAACGGTTGTAGGCCAAAAAAGAAAAGATTCTAA
- a CDS encoding DNA-directed RNA polymerase subunit alpha — translation MEILIKPEKFRIVEKEEQDEYNYSKYELFPLEKGYAITLGNALRRVLLSSIPSLAITGLRIPGKLHEYDTIEGIKEDIIEITLNLKKVQLKVDDIESLNEIDYPILLSLRKKYKAGQVIKSGDIKTPAGVEIANPNFVIAHVNKDMEVDFELYAQAGKGFIPAQELTFQSDIEYIFIDGVFSPVLKVNYLTENIRVGRRTDYDKLILEIWTKKNITPTEALKEATKILMEHFDFISKLWEKEGEEGAIEQMEVSVEREEEEEEEAEENIFGLPKDLVETQIDSLDLTKRAKNCLKREKIDTIGELLKRRPADLLKIKNFGRKSLDEIKKELSEKFDIDYEKLHQEERGNTFDEA, via the coding sequence ATGGAGATATTAATAAAACCTGAAAAATTTAGGATAGTTGAAAAGGAAGAGCAAGATGAATATAACTACTCAAAATACGAATTGTTTCCTCTGGAAAAAGGATATGCTATAACTTTAGGTAATGCTTTAAGAAGGGTGTTGTTATCGTCCATTCCATCTTTGGCTATAACCGGGTTACGTATCCCAGGAAAATTACATGAATACGACACAATAGAGGGTATAAAAGAAGACATCATTGAAATAACTTTAAACTTAAAAAAGGTTCAATTAAAGGTTGACGACATTGAAAGTCTCAACGAGATAGATTACCCAATTTTATTAAGCTTGAGGAAGAAATACAAAGCAGGTCAAGTCATAAAAAGTGGGGACATAAAAACTCCGGCAGGAGTAGAAATAGCCAACCCAAATTTTGTTATAGCCCATGTAAATAAAGATATGGAAGTAGACTTTGAATTGTACGCTCAAGCAGGGAAAGGTTTCATTCCTGCCCAAGAATTGACATTTCAAAGTGACATCGAATATATATTCATCGATGGAGTGTTCAGTCCCGTTCTTAAAGTTAACTATTTAACCGAAAATATCCGTGTGGGAAGAAGAACTGACTACGATAAGCTAATACTTGAAATTTGGACGAAAAAAAACATAACACCCACCGAAGCATTAAAAGAAGCAACAAAAATTTTAATGGAACATTTTGATTTCATTTCCAAACTTTGGGAAAAAGAAGGAGAAGAGGGCGCTATAGAACAAATGGAAGTTTCAGTTGAAAGAGAGGAAGAAGAAGAGGAAGAAGCGGAAGAAAATATTTTTGGGTTGCCAAAAGATTTAGTGGAAACTCAGATTGATTCTTTGGATTTAACGAAAAGAGCTAAAAACTGTTTAAAAAGAGAAAAAATAGACACCATTGGAGAACTATTAAAAAGAAGACCTGCTGACCTTCTTAAAATCAAAAACTTTGGAAGAAAATCTTTAGACGAGATAAAAAAAGAGCTAAGTGAGAAATTTGATATAGATTACGAAAAATTACACCAAGAAGAAAGGGGGAACACCTTCGATGAGGCATAG
- the rpsD gene encoding 30S ribosomal protein S4: MARYIGPLEKLSRREGINLYLKGKRSYTEKSALRKRNYIPGQHGRQKQKLTQYAMQLRSKQALKRMYGLMEKQFRNTFEEAERSPSGETGEVLMQLLERRLDSVVYQMGFAPNRRTARQIVTHGHILVNGKKVNIPSYRVKVGDVIEVKEKSRNIQQVREGLELVQEGYRNIPNWVNVEIENYRGTFERLPNIDEMDVPVPLINIIELYSK; the protein is encoded by the coding sequence ATGGCGAGGTACATAGGACCACTAGAAAAATTATCTCGACGCGAAGGAATAAACCTTTATTTAAAAGGGAAAAGAAGCTACACTGAGAAATCAGCCCTTAGAAAAAGAAATTACATTCCGGGACAACACGGAAGACAAAAACAAAAATTGACTCAATACGCTATGCAATTAAGATCAAAACAAGCCTTAAAAAGAATGTACGGCTTAATGGAGAAACAATTCAGAAACACTTTTGAAGAAGCAGAAAGATCCCCAAGCGGAGAAACTGGAGAAGTTTTGATGCAACTCTTAGAAAGAAGGCTAGATTCTGTAGTTTATCAAATGGGTTTCGCACCAAACAGAAGAACGGCAAGGCAAATAGTAACTCATGGACATATATTAGTTAACGGAAAAAAAGTGAATATTCCATCTTACAGAGTTAAAGTAGGGGATGTAATAGAAGTTAAAGAAAAGAGTCGCAACATACAACAAGTACGAGAAGGATTAGAATTAGTGCAAGAAGGATATAGAAATATTCCCAATTGGGTAAACGTGGAAATTGAAAATTATAGAGGAACTTTTGAAAGGCTACCAAATATTGATGAAATGGATGTTCCTGTACCTTTAATTAACATCATAGAGCTTTACTCTAAGTAA
- a CDS encoding RNA-guided endonuclease TnpB family protein has translation MLKTYKFRIYPSNEQIEKLNQHFGHTRFVYNLFLEFSSNAYKNTKTSTNYYMWAKVLTVLKKTEKYQWLNDVNSQSLQQSIKDLETGYKRFFKKQAKHPKFKKKSSRQSFRVPQHIQLYENEGNDKYGTLFVPKFKEGIKVRVHRKIDPNAKIKNCTFIKTTTGKYFVSITFEVEGSFPDRDIDYENSIGMDMGLKDSVVLSDGTKYPAPKVLSKYERKLKHAYKKFSSKEQGSKNWDKAKLEVARIHEKIKNTREDFLHKLTKEISENQADVFVVETLNIRGMLKNHHLAKSISDSGWYQFKTFLKYKAERLGKKVIEIGMFEPSSKVCSVCGYKNEGLKLSDREWVCPECGTKHDRDVNAAVNIRQFGLKQAFSTQPYGT, from the coding sequence ATGTTAAAAACATACAAGTTTCGTATATATCCATCAAACGAACAAATAGAGAAACTTAATCAGCATTTTGGACATACTCGATTTGTATACAATCTTTTTCTAGAATTCTCCAGTAATGCATACAAGAATACCAAAACATCAACTAACTATTATATGTGGGCTAAAGTACTTACGGTTCTTAAAAAAACTGAGAAGTATCAATGGCTAAACGATGTCAACTCTCAATCTTTGCAACAGTCCATAAAAGATTTAGAGACTGGGTATAAACGTTTCTTCAAGAAACAAGCTAAGCACCCTAAATTTAAAAAGAAATCAAGTAGGCAATCGTTTAGAGTTCCACAACATATACAACTGTATGAAAATGAGGGTAATGATAAATATGGTACTCTTTTCGTACCAAAGTTTAAAGAAGGTATCAAAGTAAGAGTACATAGAAAAATCGATCCAAATGCAAAGATAAAAAATTGTACTTTCATTAAAACTACAACAGGTAAGTACTTTGTATCTATAACATTCGAAGTTGAAGGTTCTTTCCCCGATAGAGATATAGACTACGAGAACTCAATTGGTATGGATATGGGATTGAAAGATTCTGTTGTATTATCCGATGGAACAAAGTATCCAGCTCCTAAAGTTTTGTCTAAGTACGAAAGGAAATTAAAACACGCATATAAAAAGTTTTCAAGCAAAGAACAAGGTTCTAAGAATTGGGACAAGGCAAAATTAGAAGTTGCTAGAATACATGAGAAAATAAAAAATACCCGAGAGGATTTTCTACATAAACTAACGAAAGAAATCAGTGAGAACCAAGCTGATGTCTTCGTTGTGGAAACTCTCAATATAAGAGGCATGTTAAAGAATCATCACTTAGCTAAAAGTATTTCAGATTCAGGATGGTACCAATTCAAAACATTTCTAAAATACAAAGCAGAGAGATTAGGTAAAAAGGTAATCGAGATAGGAATGTTCGAACCTTCGTCTAAGGTTTGTAGTGTATGTGGGTATAAGAACGAAGGTTTAAAACTCTCTGATAGGGAATGGGTATGTCCTGAATGTGGAACTAAACATGATAGAGATGTAAATGCTGCCGTTAATATTAGGCAGTTTGGATTAAAACAGGCATTTTCCACACAGCCTTATGGCACATAA
- a CDS encoding AtpZ/AtpI family protein, with protein sequence MKKHDLRSLGYLNMIIYFAVIVLSNIFVGLLIGYLIYRFTDQQIWMVLLMFLGIISGLYSGIRELLKEVEKHERAEKKAERDRNENNSDSSD encoded by the coding sequence TTGAAAAAGCACGATCTACGTTCACTGGGTTATTTGAACATGATCATTTATTTTGCTGTAATAGTTCTGTCAAATATATTTGTTGGTCTTTTGATAGGATATTTAATATACAGGTTTACCGACCAGCAGATATGGATGGTTTTGTTGATGTTTTTAGGGATAATTTCTGGATTATATTCGGGTATAAGGGAGCTTTTGAAAGAGGTAGAGAAACATGAAAGAGCTGAAAAAAAAGCTGAAAGAGATAGAAATGAAAACAATAGCGATAGTTCTGATTGA
- the rplQ gene encoding 50S ribosomal protein L17, whose amino-acid sequence MRHRVKTKKLNRYASHRKALLNNLARSVFESESIITTTAKAKAVRPLVERIITKAKEANSTDLPERRVALNRDINKHFNDRKLVYKIVHEIAPRYENRNGGYTRILKIGYRKGDASELSILQLLPKEE is encoded by the coding sequence ATGAGGCATAGAGTCAAAACTAAAAAATTAAATAGATATGCTTCCCATAGAAAAGCGTTGTTGAATAATTTGGCTAGAAGTGTATTTGAATCTGAAAGTATAATCACTACTACCGCAAAAGCAAAAGCCGTAAGGCCCCTTGTTGAAAGAATAATCACCAAAGCCAAGGAAGCTAATTCGACTGATCTCCCAGAAAGGAGAGTAGCTTTAAACAGGGATATAAACAAACACTTCAACGACAGAAAACTAGTCTACAAAATAGTACATGAGATCGCACCCCGATACGAAAATAGAAACGGTGGTTACACAAGAATATTAAAAATCGGTTATAGAAAAGGTGACGCTTCAGAATTATCTATACTCCAATTACTCCCAAAAGAAGAATAA
- the atpF gene encoding F0F1 ATP synthase subunit B, which produces MISFNLTSIVNLVGFLAFMFLMYKLLYKPYFDITDKRKKEVEKNLNEAEKLRLEAQSKKEELDKQLAEVDDKRREILTEADEQAKSIIKAAQQEAQEQRKFILEKAEKEAEEIKESAARELQSRIVSLAVTISSMILKEQIDKKKNEELIRRAINNLKDKGEL; this is translated from the coding sequence ATGATATCTTTTAACTTAACTTCCATAGTCAATTTAGTAGGTTTTTTGGCTTTCATGTTTCTTATGTACAAGTTGTTGTACAAACCGTATTTTGATATCACAGATAAAAGAAAGAAAGAAGTAGAGAAGAATTTGAACGAGGCTGAAAAATTAAGATTAGAAGCCCAATCAAAGAAAGAAGAGTTGGATAAGCAACTAGCTGAAGTGGATGATAAAAGACGTGAAATTTTAACTGAAGCTGATGAACAAGCTAAATCTATAATCAAGGCTGCTCAACAAGAGGCTCAAGAGCAGAGGAAATTTATTTTAGAAAAGGCAGAAAAAGAGGCTGAAGAGATTAAAGAAAGTGCAGCAAGAGAACTGCAATCGAGAATAGTTTCTCTAGCTGTTACCATTTCCTCTATGATATTAAAGGAGCAGATCGATAAAAAGAAGAATGAAGAGTTGATAAGAAGGGCTATAAACAATCTGAAAGACAAAGGTGAATTATAA
- the rpsM gene encoding 30S ribosomal protein S13, with protein MARILGVEVPDNKALFVGLTYIYGIGRKTALDILNNLEIDPNKRAKELTDDEISKLTHYINENYKVEGELRQEVNKNIRRLIDIGSYRGKRHKAGLPVRGQKTHSNARTRKGPRLTKIKKR; from the coding sequence ATGGCGCGTATTTTAGGTGTTGAAGTACCAGATAATAAAGCGTTATTTGTAGGATTAACATATATTTATGGAATAGGTAGAAAAACAGCACTTGATATATTAAATAACTTAGAAATAGACCCTAACAAAAGAGCAAAAGAACTAACAGACGATGAAATTTCAAAGTTAACTCACTACATAAACGAAAATTATAAAGTTGAAGGTGAACTAAGGCAAGAGGTTAATAAAAATATCAGACGTTTGATAGACATTGGTAGTTACAGGGGGAAAAGACATAAAGCGGGGTTACCTGTAAGAGGTCAGAAAACCCACTCCAACGCAAGAACCAGAAAGGGACCAAGACTAACCAAGATCAAAAAAAGATAA
- the infA gene encoding translation initiation factor IF-1: MAKKDVVVMQGYIIEALPNATFKVKLDNGHEILAHISGRMRKNFIKILPGDRVTVEVSVYDLSKGRIVKREKVNKN, translated from the coding sequence TTGGCTAAAAAAGACGTCGTTGTTATGCAAGGATATATAATTGAAGCTTTACCTAACGCTACTTTTAAAGTTAAATTAGATAATGGGCATGAAATATTAGCCCACATTTCTGGGCGAATGAGAAAGAATTTTATAAAAATACTTCCAGGAGACCGAGTTACTGTGGAAGTCTCCGTTTACGATTTAAGCAAAGGAAGAATAGTGAAAAGAGAAAAAGTCAACAAGAATTAA
- a CDS encoding F0F1 ATP synthase subunit C → MDLSTMLQNLITEGGSIGWGLYYLGKLLGAGVAMGIGAIGPGVGEGNVGAHAMDAMARQPEMSGNLTTRMLLAMAVTESTGLYSLVVALILLFVLP, encoded by the coding sequence ATGGATTTATCTACTATGCTTCAAAATTTAATTACTGAAGGTGGTTCCATTGGATGGGGCTTATATTATTTAGGAAAGTTATTGGGAGCAGGAGTTGCAATGGGAATAGGAGCTATAGGTCCTGGTGTTGGAGAAGGTAACGTTGGTGCACACGCAATGGATGCTATGGCAAGGCAACCAGAGATGAGCGGAAATTTAACAACGAGGATGTTATTGGCAATGGCGGTTACAGAGTCAACCGGTCTTTATTCTTTGGTTGTTGCCTTGATCTTGTTGTTTGTTCTTCCATGA